The Shewanella algae DNA segment AGTTTTGGCACTTTGAGGATTGTGCAATACCTGATAGATATTTTTCACCATCAGCTGCATATCGCGGCGATCCATTACGCAGAACTTTTGTCCACCGGCGCTGGTGTCGTAAATAGCCTCATCCGAGTTCAGGCAATGAGCTTGCTCGCCATTGGTGAGCGCCTGGGCAAAGCCATTTAAATAACGCAAGGTCTCATCCCAGAGAATATCGACATACTTTTGATCTTGTTTGGAATACTCTGGCGTTTCACCCAAACAAACAAAGCTTGCATTTTCAATATCAGCCGGGTCTAAAAAATCCGGTAACTTTTCTGCCATAGCTGTATTGGAAATCAGCAGTGAAATTAATATTAGTTTCTTATTCATCACCTGGAACCTCAATTATATTTAGAGTAAATATCAGGCGAAGCATATACTTGGAATCCATTCCAAAAATGTTGTCTGAACACAGGCAACAAAAAAGATAACAGAATGAAAAAGAGTTGTGAGCCAGCAAACAAAAAAGGCCCACTTGTGATCAAGTGAGCCTATCATTGAATTAAAACAGCAGTTGCAGGGACTATTTTAATCAAAGATATTTACGGGTCATGCTGCCTGTGGAGGAAACTTGAGGCAGCATATAAACCCTTTCATTATTCCTTATGTTTATCGTATTTAAAGGTATGGCAATTACTGCACAGAGGTTTTTTAGGCTGGTGTTCACCATGACACTCAACACAAGGCAGGTCTTTACCATAATGCAAGTTGTCATGGGGATTTTGCCATCTGTCCTCACCACTGCGGGCTGTCTTTTTTGCCAGCTCATCGACATCGTGGCACTTCAGGCAGGCACCATCTGAAGGGTACTGCTTAAGCCCTTGGTCGTGGCATACCTTACAATCCTTGCCTATCACTGCCTTGTGATAATCGCGCTGCTGAACGGCATGAACCGATACCGAAGTTAGCCCTGCCAACAGCAGTGCCCATACTAAGTTTGCTTTCTTCATTATTGAGTCCTCTCTCACCGTTCAATTCAGGCTTGCATCATGCTGCGGGCCGCAGTCATACCCATCACCATACATTCGGGGATAGAGCAGCTTCCCAGGCGGCTAACGCCGTGGATGCCGCCACAGACTTCTCCTGCGGCATAGAGTCCGGCAACCGGCTTACCTGTGAGGCTGTCTTTGACTTCAGCCTTGGTGTTCACCTGAACTCCGCCCTGGCAGTAGTGCACCTTGGGCCATAGACGCACCACAGTAAAAGGCGCTTCAATATACTTATCTTTTGCCTTGGTCATATTCTTGCCAAACTGCTTGTCTTCACCGCTCTTGACATAGCGGTTGTACTCTTCGATTTGTGCCTTAAGCGGTTTCAAAGGCACCTCAAAGTGCTTGGCCAGTGCCTCCAGTGAGTCATACTTCCAACCCACATTGTATTTGAGCACCTTGGCGGTATTGGGGTGCTGTTTGGAGTCCTTGTAGCTGGTGATCAAGATAGGTGGCAGCGGTTCTCCCTTAGCGTCACGACAGGCCAACTCGGCATCAGCGCGGGTCTTGCGGTCGGCAATTTCATTCATAAAGCGCTTACCCGTCATGCGGTTAATCGCAATTGAATGAGGGAAGTTGAAGATGGAATAGTTGGAAACATAACCAAAACCGCCCTCATCGGGAGAGGCCCAGGGCCCGGACTGAATATGTGCCAGATGCACAGGCACAGCGCCGAGGCGGAACATCTCCAACATACCTTCACCTGTGGCGCCGGGAGTATTGGTACAACCCACTTCATGGGTCAGAGTCGGATCCTGCGCCATTCGCAGGCCGATATTCTGGGCAAAGCCACCGGTTGCCATCAAGACACCGCGCTTGGACTTGATATACACCAACTTGCCAGAGTCCTCTTCGCCGAAGTAATAACCCTGACGCATCTTCACCCCTTCGACGCGACCATCCTTGCCGAGGACAAAGCCCTCAAACTTGGAGCGGTTATGGGTCTTGACTCCGATACGCTGGCACTCTTTATACAAAGGCTGGGTAATACCTGCGCCGCAACTGACCGCGGTTTGATAAGTACGGGCAACCGAGTGACCACCCAATTGTTGCAGGTAAGGATGGTATTCGGCGCCGGCATCCAGGGTCATCTGCAAGGCTTCCACCGCATGTGAAGCCACATGACGCAGCAGTTCCTCATCGGCGATACCCCGGCCCGATTTCAACTGATCGGCAACCATCTGTTCTACTGAGTCCTTGACACCTTCCTGTTGCTGCATAGGTGTACCCGGTGCGGCGAACAAGCCACCGTTAATGGC contains these protein-coding regions:
- a CDS encoding cytochrome c3 family protein, which translates into the protein MKKANLVWALLLAGLTSVSVHAVQQRDYHKAVIGKDCKVCHDQGLKQYPSDGACLKCHDVDELAKKTARSGEDRWQNPHDNLHYGKDLPCVECHGEHQPKKPLCSNCHTFKYDKHKE
- a CDS encoding flavocytochrome c; translated protein: MSKVDLLGRRNFIKGVGAAAGVAVAAPVLAVSEKATDVSWDKEVEVLIIGSGFAGLAAAIEATRKGAKDVHIFEKMPYFGGNSAINGGLFAAPGTPMQQQEGVKDSVEQMVADQLKSGRGIADEELLRHVASHAVEALQMTLDAGAEYHPYLQQLGGHSVARTYQTAVSCGAGITQPLYKECQRIGVKTHNRSKFEGFVLGKDGRVEGVKMRQGYYFGEEDSGKLVYIKSKRGVLMATGGFAQNIGLRMAQDPTLTHEVGCTNTPGATGEGMLEMFRLGAVPVHLAHIQSGPWASPDEGGFGYVSNYSIFNFPHSIAINRMTGKRFMNEIADRKTRADAELACRDAKGEPLPPILITSYKDSKQHPNTAKVLKYNVGWKYDSLEALAKHFEVPLKPLKAQIEEYNRYVKSGEDKQFGKNMTKAKDKYIEAPFTVVRLWPKVHYCQGGVQVNTKAEVKDSLTGKPVAGLYAAGEVCGGIHGVSRLGSCSIPECMVMGMTAARSMMQA